The genomic region GGAAAAGCCGATCGAGGTTGTGGTGGCAAACGGCGTCGAGTGCGAACCGTTCCTCACAGCCGACCATCGGCTGATGGTGGAATCCGCTGACGTCATCGTTTCAGGGCTTGCCCTGGCCATGGAGATGGTGGGGGCGAAGAAGGGGATCGTGGCCATCGAGGCCAACAAACCCGATGCCGCTCAGGCCATGAGGGAGGCAAACCTCCCGGCTGGCGTCGAGGTGAAAGTTCTGCCGGTCATGTACCCTCAGGGGGCCGAAAAACAGCTCATCAAGGCTCTCATCGGACGTGAAGTCCCCACCGGGGGACTCCCCATGGATGTGGGCGCTGTCGTTCAGAACGTGGGTACCCTGGCCGCTATCGACGCGGCCGTCATGCGGGGCGTTCCCCTGGTGGAGCGGGTCATGACTCTAGGCGGGACTCTCCCCAATGGCCCCGGCAACTACATGGTAACTCTGGGCACTCCACTTTCCCATGTGGTCGAAAATACGGGTGGGCTGAACGGTCCGGTATCCCGGTTAATAAACGGCGGTCCCATGATGGGGCTGGCCCTTTCGGGGCTGGAAAGCCCGGTCACCAAGGGCACCAGCGGGTTGCTGGCCTTTGGTCCCGGTGACCTGCGGGTGCCGAGACAACGAGCGTGTGTCAGGTGCGGATCCTGTGTCCGGGTGTGCCCGGCCTCCCTCATGCCCCACACTCTGGGCAGCCTGGTCGAGTGGCAGCTTTTCGACCAGCTGAAGGAGTTTTGCATAGGCGATTGCATCGAGTGCGGCTGCTGCACCTTCACCTGTCCCGCTGACCGCAACCTCGTCCAGTTCATCAGGCAAGGCAAGGCTGAGCTGTTATCTTCGGGGAGGAAATGAACGTGTCGACCATCCTCGCCCCATCGCCCCATCTGAGATCATCGGCTACCATCGAGACTGCCATGTATGGTGTGATCATGGCCCTCCTGCCGGCAACCGCGGTGGGGTTCTATTATTTCGGCCTCAATGCCTTCCGGGTCACCGCTGTCTCCATTCTGGGATGCCTTTTCTTCGAGGGGTTTGTACTGAAAATGAGGGGCCGCGACCTGGTCCCCCTCAGAGACGGGAGCGCTCTTCTCACAGGGCTGCTCCTCGCCATGAACCTCCCCTCCGGGACCCCCTGGTGGATGGTGCTGGTGGGGGCTGGTGTGGCCATCGGCCTGGGCAAACAGGTGTTCGGCGGTCTCGGATACAACCCCTTCAACCCTGCCCTGGTGGCCAGGGTGTTCCTGCTCATCAGCTTCCCGGTCGCCATGACCAGTTGGCCGGAACCGTCTCCTTTCTCCATGTCTTTTGACGCCGTGACGAAGGCGACCCCTCTTGGAGCGATGAAAACGTCGCTGCTCATGAACGGAAACGTGGGGGAAGCAGCCGATATGGGGCTTATGGGCCCGTTCCTGGGTAATGTGGGGGGGTGCCTGGGGGAGGTCTCGGCTCTCGCCCTCCTGATCGGCGGGGTGATTCTTCTGGCAAGGAAGATCATCACCTGGCACATTCCTGTTAGCTATTTCGCTACCGTGATTGGTATGACGGGCGCTTTCTGGCTCCTCGATCCCCAGCGGTATGCCCCGCCAACCTTTCATCTTGTCACAGGCGGCCTGATGCTGGGCGCTTTTTTCATGGCGACCGATTACGTGACGAGCCCGGTCACCAGCAGTGGTATGCTCATCTTCGGTGTGGGATGCGGTGTGATCACCGTCTTGATCAGGCTGTTCGGCGGGTATCCCGAGGGAGTTTCCTTCGCCATCCTCCTTATGAACGCCGCGACCCCCATCATAGACCGGTACACAAGGCCCCGCGTTTTCGGGTACCCGGCGGGAAGGGAGGCCCGGTCATGACATCCACCGCCAGGCTGATCCTGGTCCTTGCCGGGATCTGCTGCGTCGCCGGCCTTTGTCTGGCTGGTGTTTACGAGATCACCAAAGAGCCCATCGCGTATCAGAAAAAGCTGGATATCATCCGATCCCTCGAGGCGGTGCTGCCGGGGCTCGAGATGGACCCGGACACCTTTTTCCTGGACATGACCCGGGAAGACGGGACCAATGTGAGAGTTTACAGGGCTCGGGGTGAAGACGGACAGGTTGTGGGGGCCGCCTTCCAGGTGGTTGCCCCGGACGGTTACAGCGGCGGTATTTTCATCATGATGGGATTGACGCCGGACGCGCGGCTTGGCGGGATCGAGATCCTGAGCCACGCGGAGACACCCGGACTCGGTGCTCTCATCGAGAAGGAGGAGTGGAAGGGGATCTTCAGGGGACTTTCCCTGGAGACCGCCAACTTCAAGGTCAAAAAGGATGGCGGGGATATCGACCAGATCACGGGGGCGACCATCTCGCCGAGGGCGGTGGCGGGAGCCGTTGAAAAAGGCCTGAAGTGGTACCTCGGTAACAGGGACAAGATCCTTGATCCGTCGGGAGAAAGTTCATGAGCGGGTATGCCCACGAGTTCACCAAAGGTTTCTGGAAGGAGAACCCCGTCCTCCGCATGGCCCTCGGACTGTGTCCGACACTGGCGGTCACCAACAATGCCGTGAACGGGATCGCCATGGGGCTTGCCACGACCTTCGTCCTCGTGTGCTCCAACCTGGTGATTTCATCCATGAGGACCGTGATTCCCGACAAGGTCAGGATCCCTTCGTTCATCATCATCATCGCCTCTTTCGTCACCATCGTGGACCTGTCAATGAACGCGTGGGCCCACCAGGTTCACAAGACCCTGGGGCTCTTCATCCCCCTTATCGTCGTCAATTGCCTTATCCTGGGACGTGCGGAAGCGTTCGCATCCAGGAACCCCTTTTTGAGGTCCCTCCTGGACGGCCTGGGGATGGGGATCGCCTTTACCCTGACCCTTGGACTTCTGGGCTCTGTTCGTGAACTCCTTGGCGGCGGGAGTATATTCGGTTATTCCCTGTTTGGACCCGCATACAACGATATCCTGGTCATGATCCTTCCTCCCGGCGCCTTCCTGGCCATGGGTATCATGCTGGGGATCTTCAACAGCCTGGACTCATAAAATTACGGGGAAAACCCTCCCGTAATTTTATGAATGGAAACCCGGATTTCTATTAAAACACTCAGATCACTGATCAAGATCCGGGTTTGGGTGTTGCAAACAAGGCACAGTATGTATTGTAACTGCAACAGTTGAAAAACACTCTTCTGATCGTTCTTTTAGAATCCCCAAATATTTAATCCCAAGTTGTTGAAATATAAGCTTTTTATTTTACGAAGAAAAATAAAAAGTCTGGTATGAAAATTGCTAATACCGCTTTGATATGCCGAACTATATCCAGCAAAAGACATTGGGAGGATCCATGGAATTTTCCGGTGTGGCTCTGCACACAGGAAAAGAAACCTCCGTGCGTGTCCTCCCGGGGGCGCCCGACACGGGCTACAGGTTCCGGATGACCGGGAACGATGGTTGTGTCGAGGTGGAGGCCAGCGTCCATAACATCAACGATACGCTGCTGGCCACCAGCCTTGGAGCCAACGGCACCTCGGTTAAAACGGTTGAACACCTGCTTTCGGCTCTGGCAGGCTCAGGTGTGGACAACGCCGTCATCGAAACCTTTGGCGACGAGATCCCCATCATGGACGGAAGCGCAGCGCCCTTTGTGCGCGGTATCGAGATGGTGGGAGTGGTGGAGCAGGACGTACCCAAGAAGATGCTGCGTATCCTCGATCGTATCGAGGCCGGGGAGAACGGATGCTCCGCCTCTTTCGAGCCTTCGGATTCATTCCGTGTGTCCTTCGTGATCGATTTCGACCATCCGGCGGTCGGCAGGCAGGAAGCGGATTTCCATTACTCTCCCGAGGCCTTTCGGGGTGAGATCGCCTATGCCCGTACCTTCGGTTTCCTCAAGGATGTGCAGGCGATGATCGACAACGGGCTTGCCTTGGGCGCCTCCCTGGAAAACGCTGTCGCCATCGGGGACGACAAGGTGGTGAACCCGGGCGGCCTCCGATCACCCGACGAGTTTGTCAGGCACAAGATCCTCGACACCATCGGTGACCTGTCCCTTCTGGGGATCCCCATCATCGGAGCCTACAACGGGTTCAAGGCCGGTCACAGGATCAACCGTCTTCTCATGCAGGAAGTGCTGAAGAGCCCTGACCGGTGGGAACTCGTCATGGTCGAAGAGGACGAGAATGGGCACAGCAGGTACCAGGAGATCGATCCCAGGGATGTCCAGTCCATCGCCTGCGCTTTATAGGGGATATATGACCCCCTTTTAAGGAGCGGGCCTGCGGAACCCCGGTACCAAGCCCCCCGGACCTTGACCCTGAAAAAGAGTCTGCCCCTGCCTCCTGTTGAAGGCAAGGGCAGACCCAAAAGGATGCAGGATTCGCAAGTCCTATTCCGCCGATGGCGTCAAGCTGACCGGGATCTCCGTCACCTCGTATGGCGCCAGGTCCACCGCAAGCCACAGCACCTCGTACCCGGGTGACATCACCTGCACCGTGTGGCTCCCCGGCGCGATACCCCGCAGGGTAACTATCCCCAGCTCCGGGTCCGCGTCCCAATCCACCGGGTACCCCTCGTCCACGTAAGCCCGAGCCTCCCCCGAGATCCCGGAAAGGACCAGCGTGGCCGAATCATCCCGCACGGCGCTTTCGGCAACGGCCGTCATCGCCAGGAGCTGTTCCCCGGCAGGGGCCATATCGCTTAACGAAAACCGTCT from bacterium harbors:
- the lpxC gene encoding UDP-3-O-acyl-N-acetylglucosamine deacetylase → MPNYIQQKTLGGSMEFSGVALHTGKETSVRVLPGAPDTGYRFRMTGNDGCVEVEASVHNINDTLLATSLGANGTSVKTVEHLLSALAGSGVDNAVIETFGDEIPIMDGSAAPFVRGIEMVGVVEQDVPKKMLRILDRIEAGENGCSASFEPSDSFRVSFVIDFDHPAVGRQEADFHYSPEAFRGEIAYARTFGFLKDVQAMIDNGLALGASLENAVAIGDDKVVNPGGLRSPDEFVRHKILDTIGDLSLLGIPIIGAYNGFKAGHRINRLLMQEVLKSPDRWELVMVEEDENGHSRYQEIDPRDVQSIACAL
- a CDS encoding electron transport complex subunit E, with protein sequence MSGYAHEFTKGFWKENPVLRMALGLCPTLAVTNNAVNGIAMGLATTFVLVCSNLVISSMRTVIPDKVRIPSFIIIIASFVTIVDLSMNAWAHQVHKTLGLFIPLIVVNCLILGRAEAFASRNPFLRSLLDGLGMGIAFTLTLGLLGSVRELLGGGSIFGYSLFGPAYNDILVMILPPGAFLAMGIMLGIFNSLDS
- a CDS encoding RnfABCDGE type electron transport complex subunit D translates to MNVSTILAPSPHLRSSATIETAMYGVIMALLPATAVGFYYFGLNAFRVTAVSILGCLFFEGFVLKMRGRDLVPLRDGSALLTGLLLAMNLPSGTPWWMVLVGAGVAIGLGKQVFGGLGYNPFNPALVARVFLLISFPVAMTSWPEPSPFSMSFDAVTKATPLGAMKTSLLMNGNVGEAADMGLMGPFLGNVGGCLGEVSALALLIGGVILLARKIITWHIPVSYFATVIGMTGAFWLLDPQRYAPPTFHLVTGGLMLGAFFMATDYVTSPVTSSGMLIFGVGCGVITVLIRLFGGYPEGVSFAILLMNAATPIIDRYTRPRVFGYPAGREARS
- a CDS encoding RnfABCDGE type electron transport complex subunit G, translating into MTSTARLILVLAGICCVAGLCLAGVYEITKEPIAYQKKLDIIRSLEAVLPGLEMDPDTFFLDMTREDGTNVRVYRARGEDGQVVGAAFQVVAPDGYSGGIFIMMGLTPDARLGGIEILSHAETPGLGALIEKEEWKGIFRGLSLETANFKVKKDGGDIDQITGATISPRAVAGAVEKGLKWYLGNRDKILDPSGESS
- the rsxC gene encoding electron transport complex subunit RsxC — translated: MEKPFRGGVHPDDSKHTRNEPVRPLEPAGLLILSLSQHIGAPSRPLVSSGDRVLKYQPLATPGGFVSVGLHAPTSGTVKGIEPSPHPSGRFVTAIVLEPDGLDEPMEPAGPGDPNLERGPAAWKEIVRDAGIVGMGGAAFPTHVKLSPPEEKPIEVVVANGVECEPFLTADHRLMVESADVIVSGLALAMEMVGAKKGIVAIEANKPDAAQAMREANLPAGVEVKVLPVMYPQGAEKQLIKALIGREVPTGGLPMDVGAVVQNVGTLAAIDAAVMRGVPLVERVMTLGGTLPNGPGNYMVTLGTPLSHVVENTGGLNGPVSRLINGGPMMGLALSGLESPVTKGTSGLLAFGPGDLRVPRQRACVRCGSCVRVCPASLMPHTLGSLVEWQLFDQLKEFCIGDCIECGCCTFTCPADRNLVQFIRQGKAELLSSGRK